The DNA sequence TCAAGAACATCCACAATAGATCAAGGGGAgagcttcttgatctcCCACTCTCCGTCACTTCCTTCTGGTCGAGTGTATCTAAATCGGTCATGCAATCGAGAAGGCTGTCCAGACCAAAACTCAACCTCGCTAAAGACTAAGTCAGTTGGAAGCGCATGCGGAAGATTTACGATTTCTCACAATGGAACGACCCTCCAACCACCCCAGAACTTGGGACACTccacttctttcccttcccagcgctcctcctcattcttcacccattcttccaattGACCCTCTTCCACCGGCTGACTCTGCTTGCTCGCCCAAGCGCCCAGTCTGCTGCCCCTTGGTCGGGTGTTGAAATACTCTACACTCTCCTCCCTACTAACTTTCTCGACCTTACCCACCACTCTGACCTGTCTTGATACTTCTCGCCAGTAGAACGTCAGTGCCGCATAGGGGTTTGCAAGAAGTTCTTCCGACTTGCGCGAGGTATAGTttgtgaagaagacaaacCCTGTCTTATCCACTGTTTTGAGCAATACTattcgagaagaagggataccTTGGACGGTAGCGGTGGAGAGAGTCATAGCCTCTGGTTCATTGACTTTGCGACCAGCAGCAACTTCACCCTGGGAGGGTTGGAGAGCAGACGCGAACCAGGCATTGAATTGTAAAAGAGGGTTGGGAGAGAGCTCGGAAGCGAGTAGTCGTGGAGTCAGATACTGATTATGGGTGGTGAGCTTGACAGTCTCGGGAGCAGAAAAGGATGCCGAGCGatgagaggaggtggatgaGGTGCCGAAGACGTGTTGGGTAGACATAGTTCGGATGATGTTAATTGGTATAATCGTTTTGAGTATCTTACTGATATTCCTCGGGAAAGCCATAAGAGGTGAATATAAGTTAGAGACAGTAACCCAGGACGACGGACGGACAGGTTGACATGCAGTGACTGAGGTCATAGCTCGCTTACGTAAAATATCTAAGTAGGGGTCCCCCCAATATACCAGCCAAAGATTCCGGCACATACTTTTTTAGCTAGCATCTCAAACTGGTTACCCGTAACAAGTTCGATGCATGCAGGTGAAAAGTGTCAAGCCGCAGCACTGATATACTTTCGCATTGTATTCCTTCGGTACGTAAGGTGCTGTACATAAGCGGCGATTTGATATCATCGCTATGGAGAGCGCCTTATCATTCGTTTTATCTTGccttttttccatttcgGTCCGATCGATGGTGATCAGACGGATGTATCGCTATCGGTCGCGATCACCATTTCCAGACCTGAATTTGGATGGCACTTATTTAActaatgatgatgactcATAGCACGATGCACACGCACATCTGGTCGGGTAGCTGACATGTTCCGTTTATGTTATAACCCTAACTAGACTTCGATAAACTCGCACCACTTTCCCTTCGCAACTGTTGAGAGCGAATCAAATTTCTAAAGACCTGGGGATGCTGTCTACAGTCAGATGACTTCACTGATACGGTATGTTGTTGGTTCTGGAAGAGCTTGCAAGAGCTTACTAGAAGTATGTGACGAGAAGTAGAAAAGTAATCTGGGAGGACTTCGACTATGGCGGTAAGGTCGAAACTGACAATGGGACCGACAGCCTAATCCCGTAGATGAAGGAGCCCTGGGACAGACTCAAAGGTTGTGAATCAATTGCACCAGAAATACTATCTATCAGTGTAATATACATTTACAAATGATTGAAGATGTATGTTTCTAACTCTATAGACGTTGTACACCAGTTTAAACGATTGGATCATGTATTACCGTGAGCAACAGCCTCAGTACCTTTCGCATGGCATTCTGCCTCTCCTGCTTCAAAGGCAAACTTTGCCCAAGTTTTCACCACTCCCAATCCATCCTTCTGCCATGGAAAGCGGGCCACCGATCTATCATACATCCACGTTAGATTTAAATACCCATATGACTCGGCCTTTACTTACCGGCAGATCAGCATGGCATGGGCATTATACGCCCAAGGGAACCAAGCGATCACCCTCTTCGCATTCGGCATCGCCTCGTTCAGAGTCTTCACCATCATTTTCTGATGAGGGGTGAGTAACGGTTGCGGCGCTGAGCCGGTAGGTAGAGGATCGGCCATAGGAGGGGTACAAGTGCCATCTTGTAACGCCTTGATGGGCTCCAATATGGTCTGCCTTGCAGAGTAAACCATGTCAGATAAAGAGGAGTTAGGTGTAGATGGCAGtgaaggggatgaggaaagaagaggttggcGTTTAATTTCGTGTCGTAGATTCTGCACTCGTCGCCGTCTGTAAGGAAATTAGCATTGGCAAAAACGACCACCCACAGGTAATTCTCACGAATGGAAGGTGATCCACGTAATCATAATGGTTCTGAAGATAATCAGCACTATTCTTCTTAACTCCACTGACCATATAGAGAAGATATTCACATATAAAGTAGGAATAACGGTAACAAGACAGGGATAAAAAGAAGTAAACTctatgaaagagaaagagagtcAGAGTTACTTGTATGAGGACGACGTTTAACGGAGGAGTTACTCACATAATTGAAGGGCCATCTCAAAGGCAAGATAAGAACAGGTGGGAAAGGTGGGGGCgacctcttcttgaccttcATGATACGTCCAGGCTTCTTATGTATAGTAGTCACAAGcacttccacctcctcttcatccttctccattcgTTGTGTAGTACTAGTTGAGATACTTCCAAATTTTGCAAACGATTTGTCGTCAAGAGGAATGGGACGGTATGACTGGACGATATTGTTCTCATCAATCTCAATGTCTAGGTATGTCGAGTCGTCGAAAGGGTCAATCGGTGATATAGAAGCTGTTGGGTACGGGACGGTTAGATCTCGAGTACTACAGTGTTATCAGTCAGTGTATGTTGCAGCCTTGATAAAGAATATTGCGTACCCGTTCGCAATCAGCATGGATTTCGGGAACAGCCTAAGGGCACTGATGAAGACACCATCTAAGTGAACAAGGTTGAGCAATGTGGGGCCTTTCCAAAGTGACCTAGACTATAGCACTTACCTGGATCAGCCATGACTTCCAACAGATTTCGTCCTCCCCACTCTGTTTCATGATCCATGCAGTACAATTGCATTCCCGTATGACTAAAAAGTCTCCTTCCTATACTGTGAACAAAAGTGTTGGTTTTTGTACCATACTTGAGTACTCCCAGATGCTGCATCTATATTAGCGATAGATTGGCCAGAGCGGTAAAAGCTTACGGGAGTCGCTGCTGTAGAGAATGAAATTGGTCGATGCCGggcgaagaaagaaggttGCCGAGCGTGTAATAGGCCAATAAGGTATCTTCCAATAACTACAGAGTATGTGAGCACTGATGGCACCCTCGTTGAACAATGAAATTGTTTGTGATACGTACGCCCTCCTAAGGAATATCCCATCTGTCGACGCGAAATGACAAGGTAAGCGTTTACGGTCTATTTTCCCAACTGCAATGCAACTACTCACAACACTGAATCCGACTATATCTTTTCCCTCATCTTGGAgcctctcaatctcatgGTCGAGCTAAACGAATGGTTAGACTTTACTGTGCAGCAGTTATTAGACAGAGACGATCAAGAACACACCTCTTCAGCCACTCGGTGAGCGCAAACGTCTATCCCATCCCATGTATGTACTCCCTTTATAGACTTAGGAAGGTACACAACGGTCTCCAAGCTTTTCTTTGGTGTCTCATTGCTTGTATGTATGTTATGTTTCTCTGCGCCACTTGCGTCGTTGTCAGAAATGGTGGATGCTTCGGGGTCGGCGAGTGCGAGTAGCTCGGATTTGACGGCGTGTAAGTTATGCACATCACCATATAGGCCATGTAGTAAGACAGTGAGGTGGGTGGCCTGCATCTTATGTCTATCTGTGAGTAtgaacaacaacaaacgtGGTTCAAAAATTCAGCAAGGGGAAATAAAGGAATGCGTGGATGGCCGGCGGCCGTGTAGGTGCGGGTGATGACGAAAATAGCATTAACGGACGTGACCGCCTCTGATACCCGCAAGGAAGGCAGATTCTTTGAtcataataataataaatcTGCTCACTAAAAATAGGAGCTGGAGATGCGACTTGAGTGAAGTTTTACAGCAGAAGAGTGGATCATTGTCAATGGCCTCGGCTGTACAGCTTCGAAACAGAATTACATGCCAGACGATAAACTGTATATAGTCTGAGGGGCTGTTTACTGCCATTGTCACCAGTATGTATAATTGCTTTTGTCATGAAGTACGTTACGTGATTACTGTGTTAGACAATATCGGGGTAATGCGCCCGTCGTccaagaaagaagagatcaacTCGAGACCCAAATGTTATGCACAAAGTTGTAGAGGAGGCGAGCACACGGTCGTGTCGCAGGGAGTGGGAATAGTAGAGAAGCTTGTCAGGGAAGATTTTATGTTGTCTTTTATGTCGTCTTTCGGAATTCTGAGAATGGAGGATATTAGCAAATGCCTTTACATATGAGGGAAAGGTCAAATTACCGAGCAACACAGAGTAGATCTGGTTGAACGCCATATAAATTTCTTCTCTGACTTTTGCACCAGTGAGGACAATTTTGCCAGACACgaaaatgaggatgacgacTTTGGGCTTGAGCATACGGTAAATCAGGCCAGGAAACAGCTAAGATTATGTCAGTAAACGAATCAGACAGTTATAATAAGGACTCACCTCTGGTTCGTAACTGCTGAATGCACCGTGGCTGAATGCCAGACCTTCCAATCTGATAGGGAACTTAACGTCACAACTGCCAACCATGTTCTGAATCTTGAACTCGGCGAACTTGGCCTCAAAACCAAGCTTCTGGATGATTCGGGCGTATTTACGAGATGCTAACCGAGAGTCATCTTCAGACTTGGCACCGGTGACGACCATCTTTCCAGAAGCGAAAATCAAAGCCGTTGTTCTTGGGTCACGAATACGCATGACGACGGCAGCGAAACGCTAAACAAAACATCAGCTTAATGCTTTTCTTGGGACGGAGAGAAACAAACTCTTGGGTTGTATTCCGCATTTCGAGCGTGAAGGGCGATAGTCTTCAAGTCTAAACGACAGTCGAGGTTGACGGTTGCGACAATGTTTCTGCAAAAAACACACGGTCAGCACCCACTGAACTTCCTCATATATGAGACAAACAGCGGGCGCCACCAGCTAGCAATAGTGCAGCGAAGACTCCATTCGGGTAACGGAGGCCTTGTCTATGGTCCAACACTTCCGTCACACGGTGGTGCATCGCCATCACCTTTCgcagccttttcttcttcttccatctcatccactGCATACTATTTCACTCATACACCATCGCCCGTATGAAGATCCAAGCCCCAAAAGTTATAATACCCACTGTAACGTCGGCACTAGACCGTCTACCGCTGTAATTTCTGGAACACTAGCGACGGCCTTTTGTGGTGGTCTTGTGGCAACAGATCCTTCCCCGTCAAGCATTTGTCTCTCTTCTGGCTTGCTATTAGAGCCGGAAGGGCCAGCATTCGAGGCTTTGGGAAGGGCGAGGCCGGACATGTTGCAGATTGGTGgcgagagatgagatgatgTTAGGTGACTACTTTTGCGTGGTCAATTCTTTGTTTCGAAAGAGTATTTTTCTAGGGTTACGCTATGCGTGTCTATTGATGATGTCGCTGACTGAGCGAGTGTTGCGCAATTATGTGGAtaaaaggaggaaagaagatgaatgtaGGACTAAGCTTGGAAGGGAGCAAAATGGAGGGAGGCGCGGGCGTTGAGGAGGATTCCACACCCTTCCCTTTATATACTCCCGCACACACATTTCCTAGAACGGCAATTTCACGGGATATCTTGCAAATAAATCGTTCGTCCCACTTGGCGCATCAATTCGTTTCTTCCTCTTATCCCGTATTATCAACATTTATACATAACAACTACTACTCTGATCACTGTACAACATATGATAACAGCCTGCCACCATGTTCAGCTTGAGACTCGGCCAGCAAATCGCACTAGTATCTGCAGCTCCTTAAATCCGAAGTTTCCTGTCAAGGACAGTAACATTCAACATAGAGCATTGCGGAACCGTCTATGACACGCAGTCATCGAGCAAGGGAAATTTAATCGATCATCCAGGACTTCCTGTATCACACACCTTTGCATTAGGAGGAAGCGGTTCAGTGGCTGCCAGCATCACAGCCTGAAAGTATGTTGGATTGCAGGCGAGATCCTTTTTACCGTTCTTGtcagccttcttccaatcatGTCATGATCAGTGCTTACTTGGTAGGACCTTGGGTTCCTGTCTCTGAGATACTCTGGATCTTTGTCAAGAACAACGAAAATCGTCGAAACGCCCGCCTCCTGACAAGGTGCGAATGTCAGTAAAGGCACCTTGGATTCCACTGAGCAATGCAGTACAAACCAGAGCTGATGTCAAGGAGAGGCCTATATTAAGCGCAAGCATGAAAGAATAAAGGAGTATAAGCCTATCCAGACATATGATGATCAGCAGTTATACATTTGTATAATGGACAAATGGATTGGTCTAACCAGTCCCACCAGTGGTCGATGTTGAAGACTCGTTGATCACTACAAATCTTCGGTCGTCTTCTGTCATCCAGTAACTGAGGAAACGACTCACTAGCCATGTACAGGTAGCTGAGTCCTGCACATAAAACTGCGTTTCCGACGCGTGACACATGGAGAGCCAAGCCGATCACACTATCATTGACCAGCGCGGCGATACCTTTCAGATGTGTAAGCTTTGGAGTTCGCCGATATATGTACTCACCCTGTCTCTTCAATTGCGGCCCTTCTTGAACAGTCTCcagacttcttttccacctTGTATCTACATTATCCGTCAACAGCCATTATTAACTAGATAGCGCCTTTAAACACTTACGAAGCCGATCTACCCGTGGCGAAATGTAAGTTACAACTCTCTATCGATATGACTTTACCAACCAATTCTAATGCTGAGCAAGAAAGAGCATAAGTTGGTGAGTTGAAGTGTATTGGTTCTAAACGCACTAGACGTATTTATTAAAGATTTTGAGCCAATTTTACACGATAGAGAGAATGCAGCTGCACTATGGCACAAATCAGCTCTGCTGTAGAATAGCAAATGCTTGTAACCCCAAAGCAAGAACAACGTCTTGCACCTTCACCTATGAATTGCCATTAGTATCGCAGAGCCTTGCTGGAAAGAAGCCCGAGGTCAGACTTACCCATGTGTCCTCCTGAAAGCAGTTTGAGGACGAAGTGCAACATTTCAATGGCCGTCACAAGCAAACTTCCAAAAGCTATCGAACCTAACGAAGTACCGATAGCATGCTTAAGGGCCCATATACTCTCACTCCGGGTATCGAGGTCGGTACCATACCACCAATCTTATATCATGCCAGTTGGTGAGAACAGGAAGTGTGATCGCCGTAAGCCACTTACGAGCATAAGGCCCTCCAGCCATGACTGAAAGAATGATGTTGCTAATAACCTGTCGTAGACTTAGCACTACTTACAAACTTCACCGTGGGAGGCTGCAAGATTTTACCCCTGAAATCCAGACATATTCAAAGACAACGAATACAAGATGAATCCAAGTCAATGATGCCGAGCAGAAATCACCATTGTCACAACCTGCCAGGTCAAATTAACATGTGTTTATGTTTATCACTGAATGGAAAGCTATCACGGCGTACTTTTGTGCCAAGGCTCAAACCGAAGGAGAACAGCTGTAAAGGTAAACACGTTCCAGATAGCATTCAGGCATTGGATAATTGAACCTTGAGAATATGTGAGTTTTACAGCTTTGTTGGCCGCCGACAGAGGTCTCACCCATTAGCACAGTCCAGAAAACCGACCAATGTGCCTTTGCAGCTTTATTTGCTGTATCAAGGATATCGCGAGCCAGGCGGTAACGACTTttgaggagaaaaagagatccTACTACAATTACAACAGCGACAACACAAATGGCAGTTTCAGACCAAACTAATCGCATCTTGTCAGCGCTATTTGGAGTAGGTACAATGTTGTATGCATACTCCTCAAATATGCGCAGCCTTTGGAAGATCCAGGAGATCCATCAGTTTACATGAACCATATGCATGAATGAGGGTTTCTTGCTTACCTCCTGCTGCGGCCAAAAGATAGAGTACGGTTACTGCGCGCCCTAAGAAGATCACAAAAGATGGGAATTG is a window from the Cryptococcus deuterogattii R265 chromosome 10, complete sequence genome containing:
- a CDS encoding TATA-box-binding protein, giving the protein MSGLALPKASNAGPSGSNSKPEERQMLDGEGSVATRPPQKAVASVPEITAVDGLVPTLQNIVATVNLDCRLDLKTIALHARNAEYNPRRFAAVVMRIRDPRTTALIFASGKMVVTGAKSEDDSRLASRKYARIIQKLGFEAKFAEFKIQNMVGSCDVKFPIRLEGLAFSHGAFSSYEPELFPGLIYRMLKPKVVILIFVSGKIVLTGAKVREEIYMAFNQIYSVLLEFRKTT
- a CDS encoding pyridoxamine 5'-phosphate oxidase produces the protein MAFPRNISKILKTIIPINIIRTMSTQHVFGTSSTSSHRSASFSAPETVKLTTHNQYLTPRLLASELSPNPLLQFNAWFASALQPSQGEVAAGRKVNEPEAMTLSTATVQGIPSSRIVLLKTVDKTGFVFFTNYTSRKSEELLANPYAALTFYWREVSRQVRVVGKVEKVSREESVEYFNTRPRGSRLGAWASKQSQPVEEGQLEEWVKNEEERWEGKEVECPKFWGGWRVVPFEVEFWSGQPSRLHDRFRYTRPEGSDGEWEIKKLSP
- a CDS encoding lipid particle protein translates to MQATHLTVLLHGLYGDVHNLHAVKSELLALADPEASTISDNDASGAEKHNIHTSNETPKKSLETVVYLPKSIKGVHTWDGIDVCAHRVAEELDHEIERLQDEGKDIVGFSVMGYSLGGLIGRYLIGLLHARQPSFFARHRPISFSTAATPHLGVLKYGTKTNTFVHSIGRRLFSHTGMQLYCMDHETEWGGRNLLEVMADPDGVFISALRLFPKSMLIANGTRDLTVPYPTASISPIDPFDDSTYLDIEIDENNIVQSYRPIPLDDKSFAKFGSISTSTTQRMEKDEEEVEVLVTTIHKKPGRIMKVKKRSPPPFPPVLILPLRWPFNYSLLLFIPVLLPLFLLYITIMITWITFHSRRRVQNLRHEIKRQPLLSSSPSLPSTPNSSLSDMVYSARQTILEPIKALQDGTCTPPMADPLPTGSAPQPLLTPHQKMMVKTLNEAMPNAKRVIAWFPWAYNAHAMLICRSVARFPWQKDGLGVVKTWAKFAFEAGEAECHAKGTEAVAHGNT